From Shewanella acanthi:
ATTACTCACTTACCTTACAACGATATTGCGGCGCTTGAAGCTGCGGTATCAGATAAAACCTGCGCCATTATGTTAGAGCCGCTGCAGGGCGAGGGCGGTATTATCGATGCCGAACCTGCCTTCTTAAAGGCGGTGCGTGAGTTAGCGGATAAACACAATGCGCTGGTTATTTTCGATGAAGTGCAAACGGGTGTTGGCCGTACGGGCGAGCTTTATGCCTATATGGCCACTGACATAGTACCGGACATTCTCACAACGGCTAAGGCCTTAGGTGGTGGTTTCCCGATCGCGGCTATGCTGACCACTACTGAAATTGCCGAGCATTTAAAGGTGGGCACCCATGGTTCGACCTATGGTGGTAACCCGCTGGCCTGCGCCATCGGTAATGCAGTGTTAGATGTTGTGAACACGCCGGAAGTACTTAATGGTGTTAAGCATCGCGAGCAAATCATTCGTGATGGTTTAAACAAAATTAACGAAAAATATAATGTTTTCTCTGAGATCCGCGGTAAAGGCTTACTGTTAGGTGCGGTGCTGAACGAACAGTATCAAGGTCGTTCACGTGACTTTTTAACTGCCTCTGTAACTGAAGGTTTAATGTGTCTCATGGCTGGGGCAAACGTAGTGCGTTTTGCGCCTTCACTAGTTATCCCTGAAGCAGATATCGCCGAAGGCTTAGCGCGTTTCGAACGTGCTGTGGCGAGCATCGCTGCGTAAAGTGATGAAAGGAGTGCGTGAGTGAGCTGCACTCCTTTTTTGTCAGGGAATACTGGCGTGCATTAACACCTGTCTTTTCAGATAGGCGGCCAAATGCACGGTAAGCCTAGGTGAGGAGACACTTAAGATGTTGATCATACGT
This genomic window contains:
- a CDS encoding aspartate aminotransferase family protein; this translates as MSVDVKLNRAQFDAVMVPNYAPADIIPVKGEGSRVWDQNGNEFIDFAGGIAVNCLGHCHPALVNALKTQGEKLWHLSNVMTNEPALELATKLVNSTFAERVYFANSGAEANEAALKLARRYALEKFGAQKDEIIAFDKAFHGRTFFTVSVGGQAAYSDGFGPKPQSITHLPYNDIAALEAAVSDKTCAIMLEPLQGEGGIIDAEPAFLKAVRELADKHNALVIFDEVQTGVGRTGELYAYMATDIVPDILTTAKALGGGFPIAAMLTTTEIAEHLKVGTHGSTYGGNPLACAIGNAVLDVVNTPEVLNGVKHREQIIRDGLNKINEKYNVFSEIRGKGLLLGAVLNEQYQGRSRDFLTASVTEGLMCLMAGANVVRFAPSLVIPEADIAEGLARFERAVASIAA